In one window of Borrelia anserina Es DNA:
- a CDS encoding DUF997 family protein, which produces MLYLFLFVWWLSSACLSYFSVMIFNIPLWFFLSCIFFPILSLLLVCIFVIFCKND; this is translated from the coding sequence ATGTTATATTTATTTTTGTTTGTTTGGTGGCTTTCTTCAGCTTGTTTATCTTACTTTTCTGTTATGATATTTAATATTCCACTTTGGTTTTTTTTATCATGTATCTTTTTTCCTATTTTAAGTTTGTTATTGGTGTGTATTTTTGTAATTTTTTGTAAGAATGACTAG